The Gemmatimonadota bacterium genome window below encodes:
- a CDS encoding PorV/PorQ family protein, with protein MKRLQTTLVLVFTAFALSATGAEAGLKKLGNAGFTFLKVSQSARAVAMGDAYTAVGTGIDAMFWNPAGITQINRAAFSLGYNKWMVNSKFYSGAFAYNLGTQTIGITVLSFTPDEFEETTIFQPNGTGNIIKDSDFAIGLTYAIKFTDRLSFGAQGRYIQETLYTDVNSGLDVSIGTLFYTGFRSLRLAMTLKNFGQDIVIIDDTAFRPLIYSIAASMELYGNLGDPVSLTVAAENAFFVDFEGRIHTGAELWLHNILALRGGWKFNNDTESFALGFGLKYSVNERPFTLDFAYSDMGELLDPTYRINIGGSF; from the coding sequence AAACAACACTCGTCCTGGTCTTCACTGCCTTTGCCCTATCGGCAACAGGCGCAGAGGCTGGGCTCAAAAAACTCGGCAATGCCGGATTCACCTTCCTCAAAGTCTCCCAAAGCGCGCGCGCAGTTGCCATGGGCGATGCGTACACCGCAGTGGGCACGGGTATCGATGCCATGTTCTGGAACCCTGCGGGCATCACGCAAATCAATCGCGCCGCTTTTAGCCTGGGATACAACAAGTGGATGGTCAATTCCAAATTTTATTCGGGGGCTTTTGCCTACAACTTGGGCACGCAGACCATAGGCATCACAGTCTTGTCTTTCACACCCGATGAATTTGAAGAAACCACCATTTTCCAGCCCAATGGCACGGGCAATATCATTAAAGACAGCGACTTTGCCATTGGCCTGACTTATGCCATCAAATTCACCGACCGATTGTCATTTGGTGCCCAGGGCCGGTATATTCAAGAGACGCTCTATACCGATGTCAACAGCGGTCTGGATGTCTCGATAGGCACGCTCTTTTACACCGGGTTCCGGTCTTTGCGTTTGGCCATGACCTTGAAGAATTTCGGACAGGATATCGTCATCATCGACGATACGGCCTTCCGCCCCCTCATCTACAGCATCGCGGCCTCAATGGAACTCTACGGCAATCTGGGCGATCCAGTTTCGCTTACCGTAGCTGCTGAAAATGCCTTTTTTGTCGATTTTGAAGGCCGCATTCACACGGGTGCCGAACTCTGGTTGCACAATATTCTCGCGCTGCGCGGTGGCTGGAAATTCAATAACGATACCGAGAGTTTTGCCCTCGGTTTTGGCCTCAAATACTCGGTCAATGAGCGCCCCTTCACTCTGGACTTTGCATATAGCGATATGGGCGAATTATTGGATCCCACCTACCGGATAAATATTGGCGGTTCCTTCTGA